DNA from Streptomyces rishiriensis:
GCCGAGCAGGCGCACGCGGTGGGCCACGCCCTGTTCCTCGGCCAGTTGGAGCAGGCGCTGGGCTTCGGGTTCGGTGTGCAGCTTGTCGGAGGGCGGGCCGCCGGCGATGAGGAGTTCGGTGTCCGGGATGCGGGTCAGGGCGCGGATCGCCCGGTCGTGGCCCTTGCGGGGGACCAGCCGGCCGCAGGAGAGCAGCCGGTGGCGCTGTCCGCGCGCCGGGGTGTCGGCGGTGTCCGCCCTGGGGTGGAAGCGGTCGGCGTCGACGCCGCAGGGCACGACGGACACCTTGCGCGGGAGACGCCCATGGCGGCGAGTTCGTGCACCTCGTCGGTGCAGGTCGCCAGTACCCGCTCGCAGGTGCGGCCGATCTGCTGCTCGATGCCGACGCGCTCGACGGGGCTGGTGTCGTCCCGGCCCTGGTGGCGCCGCTTGACGGTGCCCAGGGCGTGGAAGGTCTGCACGACCGGTATGCCGTGCGGCTGGACGCCGAGCTGGGCGGCCATGCCGGACATCCAGAACCGACGTGCTTCAGCGGATCGGGGAATCCGGATTCGACGGGTTGCTCCGGAAGTCTCGTCCGCGTGTCCGACGAGACTCCGGAGCAACCGCATAGCCTTCGCGTCCTCCCGTCTCGGTCCGGCTGCCCTGGAGCGCTACACCGCGGCCCCGTCCCTCCCGTGCCGCTCGTACGCCGGGAAGCGGTTCGCGGCATCCCCCGGCCCATCAGCCGTCGCCACCCTGCTGCCGCTGCTCGGGGACCCGCATCACGCAGTCACCCGTCAGTCCCAGGGGTCGCATGTAATTCCGCTGCTCCAGCGCGTCCGGGAACGGGGGCCCGGACGACCTCATGAGCTTCGAATGCATGGAAGCCATGGCCGGCACGGACCGCCCGCAACCACTGCTGCCGTTGCCGATGTCAGATGTGGATGTCAGGTCGGCCGAGGCACTATGTTCACTGCCCGATAGTCGTAGCCGTCTTGCTTGAAGCCAGGGGCTTCCCATTGCAGATCGACACGTTGCCCCGGCGACAACGTATGGAAGCCTTTCGTCTGGATGTCGGCGTAGTGGCCCCAACACCCGCCGGGGGTCTCGGGAGAGTCGAGTACCCCCCACCCTTCCTCGTCGTGCCACTCACGGACAGTCGCAGTCACCATGCGGCGACTCTACGGGCGCCGACCGCGCCGACGCAT
Protein-coding regions in this window:
- a CDS encoding cold shock domain-containing protein produces the protein MVTATVREWHDEEGWGVLDSPETPGGCWGHYADIQTKGFHTLSPGQRVDLQWEAPGFKQDGYDYRAVNIVPRPT